A portion of the Blautia hansenii DSM 20583 genome contains these proteins:
- the hcp gene encoding hydroxylamine reductase: protein MEQKMFCYQCQETAGCKGCTMSGVCGKKPDVAAMQDLLVYVTKGISAVTTALRQEGKQVSAEINHLITLNLFTTITNANFDKENIEAIIRATLIEKDVLLAQIADPSGLPKAAKWNGSGNWEEKAATVGVLSTENEDIRSLRELITYGLKGLSAYSKHANVLLKDDEEVDAFLQRALAATLDDNLSVEELIALTMETGKHGVSGMALLDKANTEAYGNPEITKVNIGVGTNRGILVSGHDLRDLEMLLEQTQGTGVDVYTHSEMLPAHYYPAFKKYPNFIGNYGNAWWKQKEEFESFNGPILMTTNCIVPPKDSYKDRLYTTGAAGYPGCTHISGEIGEQKDFSVIIEHAKRCATPTEIETGELIGGFAHAQVLALADQVVDAVKSGAIKKFVVMAGCDGRAKSREYYTEFAKALPKDAVILTAGCAKYKYNKLPLGDINGIPRVLDAGQCNDSYSLAVIALKLKEVFGLDDINDLPIAYNIAWYEQKAVIVLLALLYLGVKNIHLGPTLPAFLSPNVAKVLVENFGIAGISTVEEDLKFFF, encoded by the coding sequence ATGGAACAAAAAATGTTTTGCTATCAGTGTCAGGAAACCGCCGGGTGCAAAGGTTGCACCATGTCCGGTGTATGCGGGAAGAAGCCTGATGTGGCAGCTATGCAGGATCTGCTGGTCTATGTCACAAAAGGGATTTCAGCTGTTACAACTGCACTGCGTCAGGAAGGGAAGCAGGTATCTGCGGAAATCAATCACTTGATTACCCTGAATCTGTTCACCACCATCACCAATGCAAATTTTGACAAAGAGAACATTGAGGCAATAATCCGCGCCACACTGATTGAAAAAGATGTGCTGTTGGCGCAGATTGCCGATCCTTCCGGTCTGCCCAAAGCGGCAAAATGGAATGGCTCTGGCAATTGGGAAGAAAAAGCCGCAACTGTCGGTGTTCTTTCTACTGAAAATGAGGATATCCGTTCTCTGCGAGAACTGATTACCTACGGTCTGAAGGGATTGTCCGCATACTCCAAACACGCAAACGTTCTACTGAAGGATGATGAGGAGGTCGATGCCTTCCTTCAGCGGGCGCTGGCAGCTACACTGGATGACAATCTCAGCGTAGAAGAATTGATTGCTCTGACAATGGAAACCGGAAAACACGGCGTATCCGGTATGGCTCTGCTGGACAAGGCCAACACGGAAGCCTATGGAAATCCTGAAATTACGAAAGTAAATATTGGCGTTGGGACAAATCGCGGTATTCTGGTTTCCGGTCACGACCTGCGGGATTTGGAAATGCTGCTGGAGCAGACACAGGGAACCGGCGTGGATGTTTATACCCATTCCGAGATGCTCCCTGCCCACTATTACCCGGCATTCAAAAAGTATCCCAACTTTATCGGCAACTACGGCAATGCGTGGTGGAAGCAGAAGGAGGAATTTGAATCCTTCAACGGTCCTATCCTGATGACCACCAACTGCATCGTGCCTCCTAAAGACAGCTACAAAGACAGACTCTACACTACTGGCGCAGCAGGATATCCGGGATGTACCCATATTTCAGGGGAAATCGGGGAGCAGAAGGATTTTTCCGTTATCATTGAACACGCCAAAAGATGCGCTACACCTACCGAAATTGAAACAGGAGAGCTGATCGGCGGATTTGCACACGCGCAGGTTCTGGCTCTGGCGGATCAAGTGGTCGATGCGGTAAAAAGCGGCGCGATCAAAAAGTTCGTTGTGATGGCGGGCTGTGACGGCCGTGCCAAGAGCCGGGAATACTATACCGAATTTGCCAAGGCACTGCCGAAAGATGCTGTGATCTTGACAGCCGGATGCGCGAAATACAAATACAACAAACTGCCTTTGGGCGACATCAACGGCATTCCTCGTGTTCTGGACGCCGGGCAGTGCAACGATTCGTATTCTCTGGCTGTCATTGCTTTGAAGCTCAAGGAAGTTTTCGGTCTGGACGATATCAACGACCTGCCCATCGCCTACAACATTGCGTGGTATGAGCAGAAGGCTGTCATCGTTCTGCTGGCGCTTCTGTATCTTGGCGTGAAGAATATCCATCTCGGTCCCACTCTCCCGGCATTCCTCAGCCCCAATGTGGCAAAAGTTTTGGTCGAGAACTTTGGTATTGCGGGAATTAGCACAGTAGAAGAAGATCTGAAATTCTTTTTTTAA
- a CDS encoding ferredoxin produces the protein MKIKVDQNLCIGCGLCCGICNEVFRMNEHEKAEAYQPANDDNQSAVQDAIDSCPVSAIAWED, from the coding sequence ATGAAAATAAAAGTAGATCAGAATCTCTGCATTGGCTGCGGGCTTTGCTGTGGGATCTGCAACGAAGTTTTTCGTATGAATGAGCACGAGAAGGCGGAAGCATACCAACCAGCAAACGATGACAATCAAAGCGCCGTGCAGGATGCAATTGATTCGTGTCCTGTGTCTGCAATCGCTTGGGAAGATTAA
- a CDS encoding ATP-binding protein, whose product MIRKIIQIDEEKCNGCGACAEACHEEAIGMVNGKAKLLRDDYCDGLGDCLPTCPTGAISFVEREAAAYDEKAVQENMRKKNRMNSPSVGVHAGCPGSRMQRIQHSQESAPSAPMQAELQLRQWPCQIKLVPVGAPYFEGAKLLIAADCSAYAYARMHEDFMRGKVTLIGCPKLDNVDYSEKLTQIIQNNNIQSVTIVQMEVPCCGGLELAAKKALQASGKFIPWQVVTISIDGKILE is encoded by the coding sequence ATGATTCGGAAAATTATTCAGATAGACGAAGAAAAGTGCAATGGATGTGGGGCCTGCGCCGAAGCCTGCCATGAAGAGGCTATCGGCATGGTAAACGGGAAGGCAAAACTCCTGCGGGACGATTATTGCGATGGTCTGGGCGATTGCCTGCCCACCTGCCCCACCGGTGCGATTTCCTTTGTGGAACGGGAAGCTGCTGCCTATGACGAAAAGGCTGTGCAGGAAAATATGAGAAAAAAGAACAGAATGAATTCTCCTTCCGTTGGTGTTCATGCGGGTTGCCCGGGCAGCCGAATGCAGCGAATCCAGCATTCGCAGGAATCTGCTCCTTCTGCCCCGATGCAGGCTGAGTTACAGTTGAGGCAGTGGCCCTGCCAAATTAAACTGGTCCCAGTAGGTGCCCCCTATTTTGAAGGAGCCAAGTTGCTGATTGCGGCAGATTGCAGCGCATATGCCTATGCCAGAATGCACGAGGATTTTATGCGTGGGAAGGTTACGCTGATTGGCTGTCCCAAGCTGGACAACGTGGATTACAGCGAAAAGCTGACGCAGATTATCCAAAACAACAATATCCAGAGCGTGACCATTGTGCAGATGGAAGTTCCCTGCTGCGGCGGACTGGAGTTAGCTGCTAAAAAAGCATTGCAGGCAAGCGGAAAATTCATTCCCTGGCAGGTAGTCACTATCTCGATTGATGGAAAGATTCTGGAATAA
- a CDS encoding Crp/Fnr family transcriptional regulator, which yields MNLSNTQLFRGLEEAEITSLLGCLNATTRSFQKGEVILSEGNITENIGILLSGLAVISCNDIWGNTSILGHVAPGSVFAEVYACIPGEPMLVTVSAAEDTSILFMNVGRVLTTCTNACPFHTRLVRNLLTVCAHRNLQLSQRIQHTSSKSIRGRLMSYFSECAKRAGSNSFLIPYNRQQLADYLNVDRSTMCNELSKMQKDGIIEYSKNQFLLKDSLMFQ from the coding sequence ATGAATTTATCCAATACACAACTGTTTCGAGGACTGGAAGAAGCAGAGATTACATCTCTTTTGGGTTGCCTGAATGCCACAACGCGTAGTTTTCAAAAAGGAGAGGTAATCCTTTCAGAAGGAAACATCACGGAAAATATCGGGATCTTGCTGTCCGGCCTGGCGGTGATCTCCTGCAACGATATCTGGGGCAATACCAGTATTTTGGGTCATGTTGCGCCCGGCTCTGTATTCGCCGAGGTGTATGCCTGCATTCCGGGGGAGCCGATGTTGGTTACGGTGTCCGCTGCGGAGGATACATCCATATTGTTTATGAATGTGGGGCGTGTCCTGACTACTTGTACCAATGCCTGTCCATTCCACACAAGACTTGTCCGAAATCTGCTGACTGTCTGCGCTCACAGAAACCTTCAGCTTTCTCAAAGAATCCAGCATACCAGTTCCAAATCCATTCGGGGGCGGTTGATGTCCTATTTTTCGGAATGCGCCAAACGCGCCGGGAGCAATTCTTTCCTGATCCCCTACAACCGCCAACAGTTAGCTGATTATCTGAATGTGGACCGCAGTACCATGTGTAACGAGCTTTCAAAAATGCAAAAAGACGGAATTATTGAGTACAGCAAGAATCAATTTTTATTAAAAGATAGCTTGATGTTTCAATAG
- a CDS encoding AraC family transcriptional regulator yields MSNTFFNIFPNENFIDLCMYQFGYEQCDPGHSFGPATRNHYLFHYVLSGTGTLMANNSKGETRTYSVKSGQGFMIFPGQINTYIADEQLPWKYMWIEFDGLRVKEALSVTDLCKDAPVYHSHSKELREKLADEMLYIVNHPQESSFHLIGHLYLFLDYLLQSAKSTKLVSSGRMSDYYIKEAINYIEQNFQNNISIEDIAAVCGINRSYFGKIFRNSIGRSPQEFLMNYRMVKATELLKLTSLSIADVGSAVGYENQLHFSRAFKNIYGVSPREWKNQNK; encoded by the coding sequence ATGAGCAATACATTTTTTAATATTTTTCCAAATGAAAATTTTATCGATCTGTGCATGTATCAGTTTGGATATGAACAGTGTGATCCCGGCCATTCATTCGGGCCTGCAACACGCAACCACTACCTGTTTCACTACGTTCTTTCCGGAACCGGAACACTCATGGCAAACAATTCCAAAGGAGAAACACGGACCTATTCTGTAAAAAGCGGACAGGGGTTTATGATTTTTCCCGGCCAGATCAACACTTACATTGCCGATGAACAGCTTCCGTGGAAATATATGTGGATTGAATTTGACGGATTACGTGTAAAAGAGGCTTTAAGTGTCACAGATTTGTGCAAAGACGCGCCCGTTTATCATTCCCACTCCAAAGAATTGCGGGAAAAACTTGCCGATGAAATGCTTTATATTGTCAATCATCCACAGGAATCTTCCTTCCATCTCATCGGGCATCTGTATCTGTTTTTAGACTATCTGCTGCAGTCAGCAAAATCGACAAAGCTGGTCTCCAGCGGACGCATGAGTGATTATTACATAAAAGAAGCAATCAATTATATTGAACAGAATTTTCAGAATAATATTTCGATTGAAGATATCGCTGCGGTATGCGGCATCAACCGGAGTTATTTCGGAAAAATCTTCCGCAACTCGATCGGCCGCTCCCCGCAGGAATTTCTTATGAACTACCGCATGGTAAAGGCTACGGAATTATTAAAGCTGACTTCCTTATCCATTGCAGATGTCGGCTCTGCTGTCGGATACGAAAATCAGCTTCATTTTTCCCGTGCTTTTAAAAATATTTATGGTGTTTCTCCGCGAGAATGGAAAAACCAGAACAAGTAA
- a CDS encoding ABC transporter substrate-binding protein gives MAKRNIFRSVAAVLAFGMCMTGLAGCGSEKRADGKTEIEVVSYKPEAVKAFEKIEKRFNETHDDIHLTISSPNEAMTILKTRFIREDYPDIIAIGGDINYSNFLDADLFDDISDLDEVQTVKQAYLDMDKELEFIPKDGTYALPYVANAAGILYNKDLFEENAWKVPTTWQEFTTLCDEIKQSGTLPLYLGFKDTWTCLAPWNALAVGLTDSDTCNQVNMGNTTFSDTYGPVAEKMRALLDYAEKNPYAYGYNDACTAFARGESAMYPIGSYAIPQIKSVNPDMNIGSFTFPANDEESDNVLNSGIDLQFSVMKACKNKEAAYEVLKYLYEDETIQIYLDDQGGIACKDGDFAIPETLEDMRPYIENNRMADYQDHHYPSEMSVDAMIQTFLLDTSDNAQEKFLKKFDSDWKRYNRDLIRKVQDYQKEQGDAQ, from the coding sequence ATGGCAAAAAGAAATATTTTCCGCAGTGTTGCGGCGGTGCTTGCATTTGGCATGTGTATGACGGGTCTTGCTGGATGCGGAAGTGAAAAAAGGGCAGACGGGAAAACAGAAATCGAAGTGGTTTCCTACAAACCGGAAGCAGTTAAGGCATTTGAAAAGATTGAAAAGCGGTTCAATGAAACACATGATGACATCCATCTGACGATTTCATCTCCAAACGAAGCAATGACCATTTTAAAGACACGTTTTATCCGGGAGGATTATCCGGATATCATCGCAATCGGAGGAGACATCAACTATTCCAACTTTTTAGATGCAGATCTGTTTGATGATATTTCCGATCTGGATGAAGTCCAGACCGTAAAACAGGCATATCTGGATATGGATAAGGAACTGGAGTTTATTCCAAAGGATGGCACGTATGCACTTCCATATGTGGCAAACGCGGCAGGAATTTTATATAACAAAGATCTGTTTGAGGAAAATGCCTGGAAAGTTCCGACCACCTGGCAGGAATTTACCACACTGTGTGATGAAATAAAACAGAGCGGAACACTTCCGCTGTATCTGGGCTTTAAAGATACCTGGACCTGTCTGGCTCCGTGGAATGCGCTGGCAGTCGGACTTACCGATTCGGATACCTGCAATCAGGTAAATATGGGAAATACCACATTTTCCGATACGTATGGACCGGTAGCAGAAAAGATGCGTGCGCTTTTGGATTACGCCGAAAAAAATCCGTATGCATATGGTTATAACGATGCCTGTACAGCATTTGCCCGCGGGGAATCTGCCATGTATCCAATCGGAAGCTATGCAATCCCGCAGATCAAATCGGTCAATCCGGATATGAATATCGGCTCTTTTACATTTCCTGCAAATGATGAGGAATCAGACAATGTATTAAATTCAGGAATTGATTTACAGTTTTCTGTGATGAAAGCATGCAAAAACAAAGAAGCAGCATATGAAGTTTTAAAATATCTGTATGAAGATGAAACCATTCAGATTTATCTGGATGATCAGGGCGGAATTGCCTGCAAGGATGGGGATTTCGCAATTCCGGAAACACTCGAGGATATGCGTCCTTACATTGAAAACAACCGCATGGCAGATTATCAGGATCACCATTATCCGAGTGAGATGAGTGTGGATGCCATGATCCAGACGTTCCTGCTGGATACAAGCGACAATGCACAGGAAAAGTTTTTGAAAAAATTTGATTCCGACTGGAAGCGCTACAACCGGGATCTGATTCGGAAAGTACAGGATTATCAGAAAGAACAGGGGGATGCACAATGA
- a CDS encoding carbohydrate ABC transporter permease, producing the protein MKKKMSNRDKTFWAVIIPVVILFFAFNTLPMIKGVIYSFTNYKGYGTYDYVGFRNYADLFTDSRVGKSYLFTFKYALAGTVLVNVLSLIMAVGLNSAIRFKSALRGIYFVPNILGGLVIGYIFSFIFTYILPTVGNVFHIGFLQNSILASEKYAWIGVLIVGVWQAVAMNTIIYISGLQTVPEEVYEASMLDGASKWKQFWKVTFPLVMPFVTINLVLSTKNFLMVFDQIMSLTKGGPAQSTESISYLIYKNGMDGGQFGFQSANAVIFFIVIVAISLFQMTVMNRKEEQL; encoded by the coding sequence ATGAAAAAGAAAATGTCAAACAGGGACAAAACATTCTGGGCGGTTATCATACCGGTTGTAATCCTATTTTTTGCATTCAATACACTTCCAATGATCAAAGGTGTGATTTACAGTTTTACCAATTATAAAGGATACGGAACTTACGATTATGTCGGGTTCCGGAACTATGCAGATCTGTTTACGGATTCCCGCGTGGGAAAAAGCTATTTGTTTACGTTTAAATATGCACTGGCGGGAACTGTACTGGTAAATGTGCTAAGTCTGATCATGGCAGTTGGATTAAACAGTGCAATCCGTTTTAAAAGTGCACTGCGCGGTATTTATTTTGTACCGAATATTTTAGGAGGACTTGTCATCGGCTATATTTTCAGTTTTATTTTTACTTACATTCTTCCAACTGTGGGAAATGTGTTCCATATTGGATTTTTACAGAACAGTATTCTTGCAAGTGAAAAATACGCATGGATTGGTGTGCTGATTGTTGGTGTATGGCAGGCAGTTGCCATGAATACCATCATCTATATTTCCGGTCTGCAGACTGTACCGGAGGAAGTCTACGAGGCGAGCATGCTTGACGGAGCCAGTAAATGGAAGCAGTTCTGGAAAGTAACATTTCCACTGGTAATGCCGTTTGTGACGATTAATCTGGTACTGAGCACAAAGAATTTCCTCATGGTATTCGACCAGATCATGTCATTGACCAAGGGAGGTCCGGCACAGAGCACCGAATCCATCTCTTATCTGATTTATAAAAATGGTATGGATGGCGGACAGTTTGGATTCCAGAGTGCAAATGCAGTCATTTTCTTTATTGTGATCGTGGCGATTTCACTTTTCCAGATGACAGTCATGAATAGGAAGGAGGAGCAGCTATGA
- a CDS encoding carbohydrate ABC transporter permease, with amino-acid sequence MMKEKKKTNWVLTIVLILGTVTVFFPLYMAVIIAFKKPSEMTNDVAGALSFPKQWSFENFRQAMEVTDFWHSLGNSLLITLVTIVLAILIHSIAGYVIGRGMARRKSFRFIYLYIVSGMFVPFSILMMPLVKQTAHMGLGNRAGVILLYLVFYMPMNVLLYSGYLKNIPIALEEAADIDGASTWTTYWKVVFPMMMPMHATVAILTALGTWNDVMTPLVIMSGTGQNTLPLAQLNFQTQFGTNYNLAFASYIMALIPILIFYVICQKQILNGVANGAVKG; translated from the coding sequence ATGATGAAAGAAAAAAAGAAAACAAACTGGGTACTTACGATTGTTCTGATTTTGGGGACGGTTACGGTATTTTTTCCGCTGTATATGGCAGTGATTATTGCGTTTAAGAAACCGAGTGAGATGACAAACGATGTGGCGGGTGCACTTTCTTTCCCGAAACAGTGGAGTTTTGAAAATTTCCGTCAGGCAATGGAAGTGACCGATTTCTGGCACTCTCTTGGAAACAGTTTACTGATCACACTGGTAACAATCGTACTGGCAATCCTGATCCACTCAATTGCAGGCTACGTGATCGGACGCGGCATGGCAAGAAGAAAAAGTTTCCGATTTATCTATCTGTATATTGTCAGCGGAATGTTTGTTCCGTTTTCCATCTTAATGATGCCTCTGGTAAAGCAGACGGCGCATATGGGACTTGGAAACCGCGCGGGTGTCATTCTGTTGTATCTGGTATTTTATATGCCAATGAACGTCCTTCTTTACAGTGGGTACTTAAAAAATATTCCGATAGCGCTGGAAGAGGCGGCAGATATTGACGGAGCAAGCACATGGACTACTTACTGGAAAGTGGTCTTTCCAATGATGATGCCAATGCATGCAACAGTTGCAATCCTGACAGCTCTTGGAACGTGGAATGATGTTATGACACCGCTTGTGATTATGTCTGGAACCGGACAGAATACGTTGCCGCTTGCACAGCTTAATTTCCAGACACAGTTTGGAACCAATTACAATCTGGCATTTGCTTCCTATATTATGGCACTGATTCCAATCCTTATTTTCTATGTGATTTGTCAGAAACAGATTTTAAACGGTGTGGCAAACGGTGCAGTCAAAGGATAA
- a CDS encoding alpha-galactosidase, translating into MAIIYNPNKRIFNLHTVHTTYQMQVDPLGYLLHLYYGAKTNSPMDYVLTYADRGFSGNPYAVGMDRTYSLDALPQEYPSIGTGDYRNIALNIKNEKGVESAELLFKSYEIRSGKYQLQGLPAVWADKEEAQTLEIVLADENAQVEVHLLYGVLEENDVITRSVQIKNTGTGQITIEKAAAACLDFVQGDFDVLRFYGKHAMERNLERTPLGHGTIAFGSRRGTSSHQYNPAVILAEKGTTETAGSCYGMLFVYSGNFSCEAEKDQFNQTRLLLGLNEELFSYPLAEGETFTVPEVILSYSADGLSALSQQYHNCIRNHVCRSKYVHMQRPVLINSWEAAYFDFTGDTIVDLAKEAASLGIDMVVMDDGWFGKRNDDNSSLGDWQVNEKKLGGSLAELITRVHNQGVKFGIWIEPEMVNEDSDLYRAHPDWAIQIPGKKPVRSRNQLLLDFSRKEVRDCVFDQICAVLDQGKIDYVKWDMNRSMADVYAGNLSHDYVLGVYDFMERLCSRYPDLLLEGCSGGGGRFDAGILYYSQQIWCSDNTDAINRTRIQYGTSFFYPVSAMGAHVSAVPNHQTGRVTSFHTRGVTAMAGTFGYELNPALLSDEEKQQIREQIKTYKKYEMLINEGTYWRLSDPFTDEIAAWMSVSEEQDHALVSVVRLMAEANQATVYVRLRGLKPDAVYLEEQSGRQYSGAALMHAGIPLPPFTEEYEAYQFAFTELKEAGRLYEKVQKWCDGNAENRVVISIYGGSGSGKTTLATALQQYFLNDGTGCYLLSGDDYPHRIPKRNDEERLRVYKEAGEDGLRGYLGTKKEIDFARINEVLAAFHEGKDTITLRHLGREDGEISSEETDFSGISVLLLEWTHGGSDDLHGVDLSVFLESSPEETKERRIRRNRDENAASPFICRVVELEQEKLEVQRKNAGLIVGKDGSIYEQ; encoded by the coding sequence ATGGCAATTATATACAATCCAAATAAAAGAATATTTAACCTGCATACGGTGCATACAACTTATCAGATGCAGGTCGATCCACTGGGATATCTGCTGCATCTGTACTATGGAGCTAAAACAAACAGCCCCATGGATTATGTTTTAACCTATGCAGACCGTGGATTTTCCGGAAATCCTTATGCAGTGGGCATGGACCGCACCTATTCGCTGGATGCGCTGCCACAGGAGTATCCTTCCATTGGAACTGGGGATTACCGCAATATTGCGCTGAATATCAAAAATGAAAAAGGGGTGGAAAGCGCAGAGCTGCTTTTTAAAAGTTATGAGATCCGAAGCGGCAAATACCAGTTACAGGGACTTCCGGCTGTCTGGGCAGACAAAGAGGAAGCACAGACACTGGAAATTGTCCTTGCAGACGAAAACGCACAGGTTGAAGTTCATCTGCTGTATGGTGTTTTGGAAGAAAACGATGTCATTACAAGGAGCGTCCAGATTAAAAATACGGGAACTGGGCAGATTACGATCGAAAAGGCAGCGGCAGCCTGTCTGGATTTTGTACAGGGAGATTTTGATGTCCTGCGGTTTTATGGAAAGCATGCCATGGAGCGCAATCTGGAGCGTACGCCGCTGGGGCATGGAACCATTGCGTTTGGCAGCCGCAGGGGAACGTCCAGCCATCAGTATAATCCGGCAGTGATTTTGGCAGAAAAAGGAACAACAGAGACCGCAGGCAGCTGCTATGGAATGCTGTTTGTATACAGCGGAAATTTCTCCTGTGAGGCAGAAAAAGATCAGTTCAACCAGACGCGCCTGCTTCTCGGATTAAATGAAGAACTGTTTTCCTATCCGCTTGCGGAAGGAGAAACCTTTACGGTACCGGAAGTCATTTTGTCTTATTCGGCAGACGGATTGTCTGCACTGTCGCAGCAATATCATAACTGCATCCGCAACCATGTGTGCCGCAGCAAATATGTCCATATGCAGCGTCCGGTGCTGATTAACAGCTGGGAGGCAGCATATTTCGATTTTACGGGAGATACGATCGTGGATCTGGCAAAAGAAGCTGCTTCCCTTGGAATTGATATGGTAGTGATGGATGACGGCTGGTTTGGGAAAAGAAACGATGATAATTCTTCCCTTGGGGACTGGCAGGTCAATGAAAAGAAACTGGGGGGAAGCCTGGCAGAGCTTATTACCCGTGTGCATAATCAGGGGGTGAAATTTGGTATTTGGATTGAGCCGGAGATGGTCAATGAAGACAGCGACCTTTACCGGGCACATCCAGACTGGGCAATTCAGATTCCGGGGAAAAAGCCGGTGCGCTCGAGAAACCAGTTACTGCTTGATTTTTCCAGAAAAGAAGTGCGCGACTGTGTATTTGATCAGATTTGTGCCGTGCTGGATCAGGGAAAAATTGATTATGTCAAGTGGGATATGAACCGCAGTATGGCAGATGTCTATGCCGGAAATCTTTCCCATGATTACGTCCTTGGTGTCTATGATTTTATGGAGCGTTTGTGCAGCCGGTATCCGGATCTTTTGCTGGAAGGATGCAGCGGTGGCGGCGGCAGATTTGACGCAGGAATACTTTATTATTCCCAACAGATCTGGTGCAGTGACAATACCGATGCGATTAACCGCACAAGAATCCAGTACGGAACGTCGTTTTTCTATCCGGTTTCCGCGATGGGAGCGCACGTTTCGGCGGTGCCGAACCACCAGACCGGACGGGTGACAAGTTTCCACACCCGCGGGGTGACGGCGATGGCGGGAACCTTCGGTTACGAATTAAACCCAGCGCTTTTATCCGATGAGGAAAAGCAGCAGATCCGGGAGCAGATCAAAACGTATAAGAAGTACGAAATGCTCATTAACGAGGGAACCTACTGGCGGCTGTCTGATCCGTTTACAGATGAAATTGCGGCATGGATGTCGGTATCAGAGGAACAGGATCATGCACTGGTAAGTGTGGTGCGTCTTATGGCTGAGGCAAATCAGGCGACCGTTTATGTCCGCCTGCGTGGGTTAAAACCGGATGCTGTGTATCTGGAAGAACAAAGCGGCAGACAGTATTCCGGTGCGGCACTGATGCATGCGGGAATTCCGCTTCCGCCGTTTACCGAGGAATATGAGGCGTATCAGTTTGCCTTTACCGAACTGAAAGAGGCGGGAAGATTATATGAAAAAGTGCAGAAATGGTGTGACGGGAATGCCGAAAACCGGGTGGTCATCAGCATTTACGGTGGCTCCGGTTCCGGAAAAACAACGCTTGCAACGGCATTGCAGCAGTACTTTTTAAATGACGGAACCGGATGTTATCTGCTCTCGGGCGATGATTATCCACACCGGATTCCAAAACGCAACGACGAAGAACGGCTGCGTGTGTATAAAGAAGCAGGGGAAGACGGACTGCGTGGATATCTCGGAACAAAGAAAGAGATTGATTTCGCCCGGATCAATGAAGTGCTTGCGGCATTTCATGAGGGAAAAGATACGATCACGTTGCGGCATTTGGGACGGGAAGATGGCGAGATTTCATCAGAAGAAACCGATTTTTCCGGAATATCTGTATTGCTTCTGGAGTGGACGCACGGAGGCAGTGACGATTTACATGGTGTGGATCTATCCGTCTTTCTGGAAAGTTCCCCGGAGGAGACAAAGGAGCGGCGCATCCGCAGAAACCGCGACGAGAATGCCGCAAGCCCGTTTATCTGTCGTGTGGTGGAACTGGAACAGGAAAAACTCGAAGTGCAGCGCAAAAATGCAGGATTGATCGTGGGAAAGGACGGAAGTATTTATGAACAGTAA